A stretch of the Aegilops tauschii subsp. strangulata cultivar AL8/78 chromosome 4, Aet v6.0, whole genome shotgun sequence genome encodes the following:
- the LOC109748654 gene encoding uncharacterized protein isoform X2, with protein sequence MTIADHFVVDLVTDGHDMPGQLQEVDSSCPELENGMPVWFILPGTIGTWHQSTLAEFRCVGYGSFCSGRSEASIDDYNACVVDHAAASTHTSTATVLHRN encoded by the exons ATGACG ATTGCAGATCATTTTGTGGTGGATCTTGTCACAGATGGCCATGACATGCCAGGGCAGCTCCAAGAGGTGGACAGTTCATGCCCTGAACTAG AAAATGGGATGCCCGTGTGGTTTATCCTGCCTGGAACAATCGGAACATGGCATCAAAGCACACTTGCAGAATTTCGATGCGTGGGTTATGGATCATTCTGCAG CGGAAGAAGTGAAGCATCTATTGATGATTATAATGCATGTGTGGTGGATCATGCTGCAGCCAGCACACATACCAGCACAGCAACAGTGCTGCACCGCAATTGA
- the LOC109748656 gene encoding uncharacterized protein, whose protein sequence is MACHQRSASLPSIAHSSESKVDVELQRLKSCISSPSATIGTMCGGYARLGDIYKSIEEIMGLPSNQVGLSFPQNKKMVEEELERSLVLIDLCNSMQENLAGLKMSIQELELVLKRGDDAAVQLKVESFIRLAKQAQKPFKKITSSKAVAEDCRLVRVLAETREMSVSLLESTSHLLPKQFTTTKGSKWSLVQKRKVVCEEEQLQALERSMGDLENGAELLFRRLIQSRVSLLNILSS, encoded by the coding sequence ATGGCTTGCCATCAAAGATCTGCAAGTTTGCCTTCTATCGCTCACTCCAGTGAATCCAAAGTAGATGTAGAGCTGCAGCGCCTGAAGTCATGCATCTCTTCACCCTCCGCAACCATTGGCACAATGTGTGGTGGCTACGCAAGGCTTGGAGACATCTACAAGAGCATAGAGGAGATCATGGGCTTGCCCAGCAACCAAGTTGGCCTCTCCTTTCCCCAAAACAAGAAAATGGTGGAAGAGGAACTGGAACGGTCCCTCGTGCTGATCGATCTCTGCAATTCCATGCAAGAGAATTTAGCAGGGCTGAAGATGAGTATCCAGGAGCTGGAACTGGTTCTGAAAAGAGGAGATGATGCGGCTGTTCAGCTCAAGGTTGAGTCTTTCATTCGCCTCGCGAAGCAGGCCCAGAAGcctttcaagaagatcacaagcAGCAAAGCTGTTGCTGAGGATTGCAGGCTGGTCAGGGTACTGGCGGAAACCAGAGAGATGTCTGTCTCTCTACTTGAGTCCACATCGCATCTGTTGCCGAAGCAGTTCACCACCACCAAAGGAAGCAAATGGTCTCTTGTCCAGAAAAGAAAGGTCGTTTGCGAGGAGGAACAGTTGCAAGCGCTTGAGCGAAGCATGGGAGATCTTGAAAACGGCGCTGAGCTTCTGTTCAGGAGATTGATCCAAAGCAGGGTTTCGCTCCTGAACATTCTCAGCTCCTAG
- the LOC109748654 gene encoding uncharacterized protein isoform X3, which yields MVDSDGHDMPGQLQEVDSSCPELAENGMPVWFILPGTIGTWHQSTLAEFRCVGYGSFCSGRSEASIDDYNACVVDHAAASTHTSTATVLHRN from the exons ATGGTGGATTCAG ATGGCCATGACATGCCAGGGCAGCTCCAAGAGGTGGACAGTTCATGCCCTGAACTAG CAGAAAATGGGATGCCCGTGTGGTTTATCCTGCCTGGAACAATCGGAACATGGCATCAAAGCACACTTGCAGAATTTCGATGCGTGGGTTATGGATCATTCTGCAG CGGAAGAAGTGAAGCATCTATTGATGATTATAATGCATGTGTGGTGGATCATGCTGCAGCCAGCACACATACCAGCACAGCAACAGTGCTGCACCGCAATTGA
- the LOC109748654 gene encoding uncharacterized protein isoform X1, which translates to MTIADHFVVDLVTDGHDMPGQLQEVDSSCPELAENGMPVWFILPGTIGTWHQSTLAEFRCVGYGSFCSGRSEASIDDYNACVVDHAAASTHTSTATVLHRN; encoded by the exons ATGACG ATTGCAGATCATTTTGTGGTGGATCTTGTCACAGATGGCCATGACATGCCAGGGCAGCTCCAAGAGGTGGACAGTTCATGCCCTGAACTAG CAGAAAATGGGATGCCCGTGTGGTTTATCCTGCCTGGAACAATCGGAACATGGCATCAAAGCACACTTGCAGAATTTCGATGCGTGGGTTATGGATCATTCTGCAG CGGAAGAAGTGAAGCATCTATTGATGATTATAATGCATGTGTGGTGGATCATGCTGCAGCCAGCACACATACCAGCACAGCAACAGTGCTGCACCGCAATTGA
- the LOC109748654 gene encoding uncharacterized protein isoform X4, translating to MVDSDGHDMPGQLQEVDSSCPELENGMPVWFILPGTIGTWHQSTLAEFRCVGYGSFCSGRSEASIDDYNACVVDHAAASTHTSTATVLHRN from the exons ATGGTGGATTCAG ATGGCCATGACATGCCAGGGCAGCTCCAAGAGGTGGACAGTTCATGCCCTGAACTAG AAAATGGGATGCCCGTGTGGTTTATCCTGCCTGGAACAATCGGAACATGGCATCAAAGCACACTTGCAGAATTTCGATGCGTGGGTTATGGATCATTCTGCAG CGGAAGAAGTGAAGCATCTATTGATGATTATAATGCATGTGTGGTGGATCATGCTGCAGCCAGCACACATACCAGCACAGCAACAGTGCTGCACCGCAATTGA